GCGTTTTTATAGCGGAACTCCCAGGGGTCCATTCCGATCTTTTCAGCGATCATGTCAATAAGGGCCTCTGTAGTAGTATATACCTGCGGGGCGCCAAAACCGCGGTATGCCGCACAGAAGGCGTGGTTTGTAGATGCTCCTCGTGCAAGGGCCTTGAAATTTGGAATATTGTATCCGTGGAAACCGACAGAAACAAGGTTGTTGAATATCTTATTGCCCATGGTTCCGTAAGCCCCGTGATCCAGACCTATATCATACTCTGCGGCTGTGATCCTGCCATCCTTGTCACAGGCTATCCGTGCGTTACTGAATGTGGCGGATCGCTTACCGGTCATATGGTTGAATTCCTCATAGCTCAATGTAAGTGTGCAGGGTATACGGAGGTGCTGGACAGCGGTTGCTACGATGGCAAAGGTGTTAGCGCTTACAGAATATCCAAAGGAACCGCCAACCGGATTCATAATGATCCGGAGCTCTTCTATAGGAATACCACATGCGTGTGATATACTTTCACGGTCCTCACCGATCCCCTGTGATTTACACTGGAGTGTCAACATACCGTCCAATCCGATGTACCCCTGAACAACATCCGGCTCTATGGGCAGATGGGGCTCGTGCTGTGAGTGGAAGCTTCCTTCCGCAACAAATTCTGCCTCCTCAAAGACCTCGACAGTATCTCTGCCTTTAAAAACCGGCTGTTCCAGATAAAAATTGGGCAGGCCCTCATGCAACTGAATGGCATTGGGCATAACCGCCTCCGGGAATGTCATATATGCGGGCAGCACTTCAAGGTTCTGTTTAACCTTCTTTGCAGCCTCACGTGCATGCTCTTCTGTGTCAGCGGCAACGAGGGCCACACAGTCGCCGCGTTTATTTATCTTTTTATCGGCAATTACCGGGAAGGGGGCAATCCCGCGGCCCAGGACGCGCGGAAGAAGCGGAGGGGCATCAAGGTTGTTTGAGCCCAGGACATCCTTGGCTGTAAAAATCCTGATGACACCGGGCATCTTTTCAGCCTCTTCCGTATCGATATTGATAATCTTGGCATGTGCAACCTGAGAGATAACAACGGCCAGATGCGCAGTACCTTCAGGCATTTTATGTTTTATGTCATCGCCGTAATTGGTTAGTCCGCACACCTTGGCAAGCGCTGTTGGTCGCGGGCGATATGAACCGTATATCTCCTTTTCGCCATCAAAGTCATAGGTGATATCATTCATTGTGGCCTCGCCGCGCATAACTTTGGCAGCAGCCATAACTGAATCAACAAGAGGTTTGTACCCTGTGCAGCGGCAGACATTCTTGTGTACCCTGAACCATTCACGGACCTCTTCCCGGGTAGGATTCGGGTTTTCTTTAAGGAGCCCATAGGATGAAACAATAAAACCGGGCGTACAGAAACCGCACTGGACACCGCCATAAGTAATCCACGCCTGCTGAAGCGGGTGCAGGTTCTGAGGGGTGCCTATGCCCTCTATTGTTGTGATCTCGCTGTAGTCAGGGACGTTTTTCATCTTTTTTGTGCAGGAACGGATGACATCACCGTTGAATAAAATGGAACAGGCGCCACACACGCCGGTGCCACATCCGATTTTTACCCCTGTCAGCCCCATTCTC
This genomic window from Desulfatiglans sp. contains:
- a CDS encoding molybdopterin-dependent oxidoreductase — protein: MVTCIHLNINGVPRSVICDPNKDNLAVVLRRMGLTGVKIGCGTGVCGACSILFNGDVIRSCTKKMKNVPDYSEITTIEGIGTPQNLHPLQQAWITYGGVQCGFCTPGFIVSSYGLLKENPNPTREEVREWFRVHKNVCRCTGYKPLVDSVMAAAKVMRGEATMNDITYDFDGEKEIYGSYRPRPTALAKVCGLTNYGDDIKHKMPEGTAHLAVVISQVAHAKIINIDTEEAEKMPGVIRIFTAKDVLGSNNLDAPPLLPRVLGRGIAPFPVIADKKINKRGDCVALVAADTEEHAREAAKKVKQNLEVLPAYMTFPEAVMPNAIQLHEGLPNFYLEQPVFKGRDTVEVFEEAEFVAEGSFHSQHEPHLPIEPDVVQGYIGLDGMLTLQCKSQGIGEDRESISHACGIPIEELRIIMNPVGGSFGYSVSANTFAIVATAVQHLRIPCTLTLSYEEFNHMTGKRSATFSNARIACDKDGRITAAEYDIGLDHGAYGTMGNKIFNNLVSVGFHGYNIPNFKALARGASTNHAFCAAYRGFGAPQVYTTTEALIDMIAEKIGMDPWEFRYKNAARPGDLTINSRPYHDYLYPELLNKAKPYYDKYKAEAEAAKKEGRHVGVGISMGGFIYTIGAFDQAEVAIEMNADGTFTHFNTWEDVGQGADIGALTHAVKALAPLGVKPDQIKLVMNDSKICPDTGVAAASRSHYMAGNATLDAAARLMDAMRKADGTYRTYDEMVAEKIPTKYIGHYDQFNIGLPPGLDPNTGEGEKNPGYMYCVNVALVEVDIKTGKSKVLRYTCVSDIGVIGNRLSVEGQAYGGLSHSIGFALSEDYNAENRHGNMAGCGIPTIDVIPDDITLIFQETPRKAGPHGSGGCSECYQSSGHMAVINGINNACGVRIYSLPATPDKVKAGLEAKHRGEDLTPPKYYLGTDFEEELENIKANPI